CTGCAGCAGCACGAAGTGGTGCGCAGCCTGGGCCAATCCGGCGCCTGGGCAAAGGTGCAGCGCGACGGCGGCCAGAAGGGCTGGGTGGCCAAGCGCCTCACCTGGGGCTGGTAGAGCCTGCGGCTCAGCCCTCCAGGATGCGCTGGGGCTGCGGCGCGTAGCCGTGGTTCAGCGGCCCGTGGCCGTGGCCCGTGCGCACGTCGGCACCCGCGGCGATCGCGCCCAGGATGTAGGCGCGCGCCTCCTCCACAGCCCGCACCAGGGGCAGGCCCAGCGCCAGGTGCGCAGCGATGGCGGACGACAGCGTGCAACCCGTGCCATGGCCGTTGTGCGTGGCGATGCGCGCAGAGGCCAGGCGGTGGCGCTCGCCCCCGGGCAGCGCCAGCAGGTCCACCACGCGCTCGCCCGGCAGGTGCCCGCCCTTGAGCAGCGCGGCGCGCGCGCCCAGGGCCAGCAGGTCGCCGGCGGCCGCACCCAGCTCGTCCTCACCCGTGATCGGGCGGCCCAGCAGCCAGCCGGCCTCGTCCAGGTTGGGCGTGACCACCGCGGCCAGCGGGAACAGCTCGCGCACCAGCGTGCCCACGGTTTCCTCGGCAATGAGCCTGTCGCCGCTGGTGGCCACCATCACCGGGTCCAGCACCACGCTGGGCAGGCGGTGGCGGCGGATGGCCTCGGCCACCACCTGCACCACCTCGGGCGCGTGCAGCATGCCGATCTTCACGGCATCGACGCCTATGTCCTCGACCACCGCGTCGATCTGCGCGCGCAGGATGTCGGTGGGCACACCGTGGATGGCGCGCACGCCCTGGGTGTTCTGCGCCGTGATGGCGGTGATCGCCGTCATGCCATAGCAGCCCAGCGCGCAGAAGGTCTTGAGATCGGCCTGTATGCCCGCGCCCCCGCCGCTGTCGGAGCCCGCGATGGACAGCACGCGCGCATAGCGCCGGGTGGAAGTAGGTGTTTCTTGCGTCATGACAAAAATTATCGACCGTAAGGACACTACCGCTGTGCTGTAATTGCCGCCACGGACGAAACAGGGGTGTCCCCGCCATGTCGGCGGGCGACTGAGAAATACCCTTCACACCCGATCCAGGTCATGCTGGCGTGGGGAGTTTCCAGCACCGGTGCCCAGCCCCGTTTTGTCCTCCATACAGGACTTGAACGACGATGCTTGCGCACCCATCCCTCCGATCCCCCTCCTTCATCACCATCCTCGGCGCCGGCCTGATGGGCCGGCTGCTGGCCGTGGCGCTCGCGCGCCAGGGCCACAAGGTCGAGGTACACGAGGCCGGTAGCCGCGACGGCGCCACCAGCGCCGCCCACGTGGCCGCCGCCATGGTGGCGCCGCTGGCCGAGTCCATCGTGGCCGAGCCGGGCGTGGTGCGCATGGGCCAGCATTCCCTGGCGCGCTGGCCCGGGCTGCTGGCCCAGCTGGTGCAGCCCGTGTACTTCCAGCACAACGGCACGCTGATCGTCTGGCACCGCCAGGACGCGCCCGAGGCCGCGCGCCTGCGCCAGAAGTTCGAGCAGACCCAGGGCGCCGTTCCCCAGCTTCCGCACATGCAGCCGCTGGACGCCGCCGCGCTGGCCGAGCGCGAGCCGGCCCTGGCCGGGCGCTTCAGCCAGGGCCTGTACCTGCCCGGCGAGGGCCAGCTGGACAACCGCCAGCTCCTGGACGCCCTGGCCGCCACCATGGACGCGCTGGGCGTCGCGACGCACTGGCACAGCGCGCGCGCGCCGCAGGACTTCGCCCCCGGCGCCGCCGGCCAGCCCGACTGGCTGCTGGACTGCCGCGGCCTGGGCGCGCGCGAACAGTGGCAGGACCTGCGCGGCGTGCGCGGCGAGGTGGTCCGCCTGCACGCGCCGGACGTCACGCTGCAGCGCCCCACGCGCCTAGTGCATCCGCGCTACTCCATCTACCTGGCGCCCAAGGAGGACCACCGCTTCGTCATCGGCGCGACCGAGATCGAGTCCGAGGACCTCTCGCCCGCCAGCGTGCGCTCCACGCTGGAGCTGCTCAGCGCCGCCTACGCCGTGCACCCGGGCTTCGCCGAGGCGCGCATCACCGAGCTGACCACCCAGTGCCGCCCCACCCTGCCCGACAACCTGCCCGCCATCCGCATGCCGCGCGAGCGCGTGCTGCAGGTCAACGGCCTGTACCGCCACGGCTTCATGATCGCCCCGGCCATGCTGGACGTGGTCATGCAGCTGCTGGGCGAGGGACAATCGGCGCTGGCCCCCGATTTCGAACTCGCGCTGCAAGGCGGCGCCGCAACCGCTGCATGAACATCCTCATCAACCAGAACCCCGTGGAGCTGCCCGACGGCGCCAGCGTGGCCGACGCCGTGGCCAGCCTCGACCCCACGCCCCCGTTCGCCGTAGCCGTCAACCTGCAGTTCGTGCCGCGCGCGGCCTACGCCACGCACCTGCTGCAGGCCGGCGACAGCGTGGAAATCATTGCCCCGGTCACCGGCGGCTGAAAGCGACCAGACACCATGAACACTCCCAACGACGACGCCCTGGTGCTGTACGGCCAGCGCTTCGAAAGCCGGCTGCTGCTGGGCACGGCCCGCTACCCCTCGCCCGCCGCGCTGCAGGCCGCCGTGCAGCGCGCGCGCCCGGCCATGCTCACGGCGGCGCTGCGCCGCCAGGGCAGCATCGAGCAGGGCAAGAGCTTCTGGGCCATGCTCAAGGAACTGCAGGTGCCGGTGCTGCCCAACACCGCCGGCTGCCACAGCGTGCAGGAGGCCATCACCACCTCCCACATGGCGCGCGAGGTGTTCGACACCCCCTGGATCAAGCTGGAGGTGATCGGCGACGACTACACGCTGCAGCCCGACACGCTGAACCTGGTGCAGGCAGCCGAGCAGCTCGTGCGCGACGGCTTCTACGTGCTGCCCTACTGCACCGAGGACCTGGTGCTGTGCCAGCGCCTGGTGGACGTGGGCTGCCAGGCCATCATGCCCTGGGCCGCGCCCATAGGCACGGGGCGCGGCCCCGTCAATCCCTACGCCATGCAGACGCTGCGCCAGCGTCTGGACGTGCCCATGCTGGTGGACGCGGGCCTGGGCCTGCCCTCGCACGCCTGCCAGGTCATGGAGTGGGGCTTCGACGGCGTGCTGCTGAACACCGCCGTGGCCCAGGCCGCCGACCCCGTGCGCATGGCCGGCGCCTTTGCCGACGCCGTGGCCGCGGGCCGCGCCGCCCACCTGGCCGGCGCCATGCAGCCGCGGGAATCGGCCCAGCCCAGCACCCCCGTGCTGGGCACGCCGTTCTGGCACCACGCGCAGGAAGCCTGAATGCACGAAAGCCATGAGGCCATGGTGCAGGCCATCGTGCACCACCACGGCGCCGCCTACGCGGACTTCCCGGCGCAGCCCGTGCCCGCCACCGCAACGGACGAGCCCGTATACCGCGCGGCCCTGGCCGCCTGCAGCGCGCTGGGCTTCATCGCCCACGACGCCGGCTGCCTGGCCCGCGCCTGGGCCGCGCAGACGCGGCGCCTGGGATCCTTCGACGCCGCCCGCTGGCCTGACGACCCCGCGGACTTCGGCTTGCAGCCGCGCCCCCATGCCCGGCCCTTCGCGCCCTGCCCGCAGCAGCTAGGCCTGTACGCCGTGCTGCCCGATGCCGCCTGGGTCGGCCGCATGGCGCGCGCCGGCGTGCCCACGGTGCAGCTGCGCTACAAGTCGCAGGACGGCGCCGCCATCGCGCGCGAGGTGCAGGCCGCCGTGCAGGCCGTGCGGGGCACGCCGGCACTGCTGTTCATCAACGACCATTGGCGCGCGGCCATCGACGCCGGCGCCTACGGCGTGCACCTGGGGCAGGAAGACCTGGACGCGCTGGGCCCCGACGACCTGCGCGCCATCCGCGAGGCCGGGCTGCGCCTGGGCGTGAGCACCCATGGCTACGCCGAGATGGTGCGCGCCGATGCCGCCAGCCCCAGCTACATCGCCATGGGCGCGGTCTTCCCGACCACGCTCAAGAAAATGGCCACCGTGCCCCAGGGCGTGGCGCGGCTGGTGGCCTATGCGCGGCTGATGCGCGGCTACCCGCAGGTGGCCATAGGCGGCATTGGCCTGGAACAGTTCCCCCAGGTGCTCGCCACCGGCGTGGGCTCGATCGCCGTGGTGCGCGCCCTGGTCAATGCCGACGAGCCGGAAGCCTCTGCCGCACGGCTGATGCGCGCGATGCAGGCATAGCCGCTGCTGCTCAGTACCGGCGGTTTTCCATGCGCTCCAGTTCGAAGCGCAGTTCCAGCTTGTCGTCGTCCATGGCGAACCCCACGGACTGGCCGTGCGCCGGCGCAGCGGCGCCGGCCTCCGGCTGGTGGTCGCGCAGCGTGAATTGCGCGGGCTCCGACAGGTCGACGTCGAGCATGTCCTCCACGGACGGCTGCTTTGCCAGCACGTCGTAGCCCGACGGCATCAGCGACAAGTCGCCCACGATGGAGTCGAGCGAGCGCGGGACCGCGGCCGCAGGGCCCAGGGGCGTCGTGCGCGCGCGCGGCGGCGGCGCGCCGCGCAGGTGCGCGGGCGTGGTCTGGGCGATGGCCAGCAACAGCAGCAGATCGTCGAAGGCGGCCAGATCGAACCGCTGCGCGTCCCGCCCATCGCCGCGGCGGAACAGGAATCCGTCAAGCACCCCCAGCACCTCGGGCGAAGACCACAGCGCCTCGATCTGCGCCAGCGCCTCCGGGTAGTCCTCCAGCGCATGCCCGCTTTCATGCCATTGCGTGTACCGCGGGACCTGCACGTTGAAGCGTTCCTGGAACTGCCTGCGCAGTTGCTCGAAGCTGTCCGTGCGCCCCAGCATCTGGAAAAGGCGCAGCAGTTCGAGGTACACGGCCGGCATCGCGTCACCCTGCTCGGCGATGTGGCTGCGCAGCACCTGTATCGCCTGCTCGTGCTCGCCGATGGAAATGAAGAACTCCGCCTGCTGCTGGATGTCGAACAGCCCCTCGGGCTGGATGGCCTGCTGCCGCGGCGCAGCCAGCCGGGCGGCAGGCTCCGGCGCGGCCGTTTGCGCCGGGGCCGGGGGAATGGTGTCGGGCGCATCGGACGGGCCCGGGCCGGCCTCTTGCAGTTCCTCAGGTGGCACCGAGCTGGGATGCCAGGTGTCAGCCGCCTCGGGCTCGACCTGCCAGCGGACCTTGCCATCGGGCCCTTCGGAGACCACGGCGCCGTCCTTGAGCCCCTCGCTCAGCGCCACGGAGTTGTGCCATGCCTGGAGCGCCTCGCGCCGCGTGCGCCGCAGCAGCCAGGCGATCGCGGCCAGGGCCAGCACCAGCGCGCCCCCCAGCGCGTAGACCACGCCGGCCGAAAAGCTCTGTGACTGCAACTGTTCGAGCTGCTGGCGCAGCCCGCTCGCCTCCGCGCGCCCGGCGTCCGCCTGCCTGCGGTGCGCCGCCGCATCGGCCTCCAGCCTGCCCAGGCGCTCCATGGACTGCCGCAGGTCGGCGGGGGAGCTGTTGAGCACCTTCCACAGCGCCGCGAATTCTGCGCGCCGGGCCTCGTCGGGGGTGGAGAGCAAGAGCGGTTCCTCGCGCGACAGGCGCAGCTCCAGGGGGGCGTCGAGCCACAGGTCCAGCGGCTCCACGATGAGGCGCGCGGCCGCGGTCGGCACAGGCGCCGGCACCGTGGCCCGCGCGCGCGGCCGCGCCGGCTTGTCGGCCGCCTGGCCCGCGGACGCACCAGCCTGGGGCTTCTCGCGGCGGACGAGGGATTGCACGGCGGCAGCGCCCGCGGCGGCCGGTGTACGCGGGCCCGCCGCAGCCGCAACCGCATTTGCAGGGCGCGCGGCGAAGGTGCCCGGGTCGGCCGTGCCCAGCCGACCGATGTCCAGGGGGCCCTGCGTGTTCGCGGCGCCAGCGGCCGGCAGGTCGGCCAGGAAGGTGTAGGTGCGCGTCACGCGGCCTTCGCACCCTGCCGCGATGGTGACGGTGAGCACGGGCTCGTCGGCCACCATGGTGGCCTGCACGCGCACCATAGGGATGACCCCGCCCTCGACAGGCGTGACGCGGACGCGTGAGTCCGCAATGCTTGTCGTGCCTGAAACCAGGTGCGCCGAGATGCACGAGGACGCCAGATCCTTGCCCGGATCGGGCCGCACCTCGAACCCGAGGTCGATCGCCGACCCGAGCACCACTGCGCCGCGGCTCGCCCCCAGCGAAAGCGCCGCCACGCCAGAGGCCGCGACGCACAGGCAGGCGCCCACGAGTACATTGCGCATAATCACAATCGTTTCAAGATGTTTAACAATTTTGACACAAGCCTCGTGCTACCTCATTGCCGTCTGATAATTTGATCATGAATGCGGCATTCACTTCGATAGGCATCGTCGGCACGGGCGCAATGGGCCGCGGTATCGCGCAGATAGCGGCCCAGGCCGGCAGCACGGTGTATCTTTTTGACACAAAACCCGGCGCGGTCGATGCGGCGCGGACGCATCTCCATGGGCAGTGGCAGCGCCTGGCGGACAAGGGGCGCATCGATGCGACCCAGGTGCCCGTCTTGCTGGAGCGGCTCGTGCGCGCCGCCTCGCTGCACGACCTGGCGGCCTGCGAACTGGTGGTGGAGGCCATCGCCGAGCGCCTGGACGCCAAGCGGGAGTTGCTGCTCGAACTCGAATACATCGTCGCGCCCGGGGCAGTGCTGGCCAGCAACACCTCGTCGCTGTCGATCACGGCGCTGGCGGCGCCGCTCACGCACCCGCAGCGCGTGGCGGGCTTTCACTTCTTCAACCCCGTGCCGCTCATGAAGGTGGTGGAAGTGGTGGCCGGGCTGCGCACCGAGGCCGTGGTCTGCGCGCGCCTGGCGCAGTACGCCCGCGCCATGGGCCATACGCCCGTGATGGCGCAGGACACGCCGGGCTTCATCGTGAACCACGCGGGCCGGGGTTTCGGCACGGAGGCCCTGCGCATCGTGAGCGAGGGCGTGGCCGACTTCGCCACGGTGGACCGCATCCTGCGCGACCAGGCGGGCTTCAAGCTCGGGCCGTTCGAGCTCATGGACCTGACCGCCCTGGACGTGACGCACCCGGCGATGGAGTCCATCTACCACCAGTATTACGAAGAGCCGCGCTTTCGCCCCAGCCCGATCACTGCGCAGCGTCTGGCCGCGGGCCTGCTGGGCCGCAAGACGGGCGAAGGCTTCTACCGCTACGTGGACGGCGCGGCCCAGGTGCCGGCCGAGCCGCCCGCGCCCCGGCCGGCAAGCCTTCCGCCGGTCTGGGTGTCCCCGCGCGCGGCGCGGCGCGCCGAGCTGTACCAGCTGCTCAAGAGCCTGGGCGCCACCATAGAGACTGGCGCCACGCCCTCGGCGGGTGCGCTGATCCTGGTGGCGCCGCTGGGCTTCGACGTGACCACGGTGGCCGTGGTCGAACGCCTGGACCCCACGCGCACTGTCGGCATCGACATGCTGATCGACGACGCGGCCACGCGCCGCCGCGTGCTGGCCACCAACCCCGCCACGCGCGAGGACATGCGCGATGCGGCGCACGCGCTGTTCGCGAGCGACGGCAAGGCCGTGAGCGTGATCCGCGACAGCGGCGGCTTCGTCACGCAGCGCGTGGTGGCCACCATCGTCAACATCGCGGCCGACATCTGCCAGCAGCGCATCTGCAGCCCGCAGGACCTGGAGACCGCCGTGACCCTGGGCCTGGGCTACCCGCTGGGCCCGCTGGCCATGGGCGACCGCTGGGGGCCGACCAACATCCTCGAAGTGCTGTTCAACATGCAGACCGTCTATGGCGACGCGCGCTACCGCCCCAGCCCCTGGCTGCGCCGCCGCGGCGCCATAGGCCTGAGCCTGACGCACGAAGAACCCTGACCCGACCGCCATGACCGCAGAACTGCAAAGCACCAGCCACGGCCAGACCTTGGTCCTGACCCTGCGCGCGCCCCAGGCCCGCAATGCGCTGGACGGCGCCATCTGCGCCGCCGGCATCGAGGCCCTGAGCGTGGCCGAGCGCAGCGAAGAGGTGCGCTGCGTGGTCATCACCGGCGCGGACGGCGTCTTCAGCGCCGAGACCAGCCTGGAGCGCCTGCAGGCCAGGCGCCAGCAGCCGGCCCAGGCGCAGGCCCAGGGCGTGGAGCTGCTGCACCACTGGGTGGAGGCCGTGCGCACCCATCCCAAGCCTGTGATCGCCGCCGTGGAGGGCATGGCCGAGGGAGCCGGCTTCTCGCTGGCGCTGGCCTGCGACCTTGTCGTGGCGGCACGCAACGCGGCGTTCGCCATGGGCGGCGCCCGGCTGGGCCTGTCCCCCGCCGGCGGCGCGAGCTGGAACCTGCCGCGGAGCCTTCCGCACCAGATGGCCAGCGAGATCCTGCTGTGCGGCGAGCACATCGCGGCGCCGCGTCTGCACGCCCTCGGCCTGGTCAACCACCTGGCCGAGCCCGGCCGCGCGCTGCACGAGGCGCTGGCCCTGGCCCAGCGCCTGAACGCGCGCGCGCCCAACGCGCTGGCCAGCATCAAGGAACTGGTAGGCGACGCGCCGCAGCGCAGCTTCACCGAGCAGCTGGCGCACGAGCGCGACCACTTGGTGCGCAGCCTGCAGCACGCGAATGCCGGGGAAGGCATTGCCGCGGCGCTCGAAAAGCGCACCCCAAACTACAAATAACGTAGCTGCAAGCGCCCTACCCACAAGCACTGCGGCCCTAAAACGCCCAAAACCATGCGGCGCGCCGGCAGCGCCGCATGCCCGTTGCCGCGCCGCCCGCCGTGGCGACGCATACATGACAGCCCGGCCCTGCCGCGCCATCCGCGCGCGCGACAATGGTCCGCTCCCCAGTCACGCAAACGACAGACCATGGACGAACCGATTCTTACCATCGAAGAACGCGAGGCGATCAACTCCGGTCGCTGGTTTTCCTCCCTCTCCCCTTCTTTGCGCCACGACATACTGCGATGCTCCTACGTCAAACGCTACAAGGACGGCACGCTCATCGCCGCGCGCGGCGACCCTCCCGAAGACTGGATCGCCTGTGCGCGCGGCGCCGTGCGCGTGAGCTCCACCAGCCTCTCGGGCAAGCAGATCACGCTGACCTACGTGGAGCCAGGCATCTGGTTCGGCGACGTGGCGATCTTCGACGGCGACCAGCGCACGCACGACGCCTACGCGCACGGGGACACCACCATCCTGTGCGTGACGCGGACCGACTTCCGCAAGATCCTCGCGCAGCACACCGAGCTCTACGAGGCCATGCTGCGCCTGCATGCGCGGCGCATCCGCCAGCTCTTCGGGCTGGTGGAGGACCTCAACACGCTGCCGCTGCGCTCGCGCCTGGCCAAGCAGCTGCTGCACCTGGTGCGCAGCTACGGCGTGCCCAGCCTGTCCGACGGCAGCGAGATCCGCATCGGCCTACAGCTGGCGCAGGAGGAGCTGGCGCAGCTGCTGGGCGCATCGCGCCAGCGCGTGAACCAGGAACTCAAGGCCATGGAGCGCGAGGACACTATCCGCATCGAGCCCGGCGGGCTCGTGGTGCGCGACCGCGAGGCGCTCATGCGCATTGCCGAGGCCAGCCCCTGACACGCTGAACGGCCGCCTTCCAGACCTCTTCCCTCCCGCAGGACATCTTCCCCCCATGAGCAACTTCGACCACTTCATCGGCACCCGCCCCGTCTCCGGGCAGCACGCGTTCGACACCGGCGCGCTCGGCGCCTGGCTGTCACGGCACCTGGAGGACTTCGCCGGGCCGCTCACCGTGGAGATGTTCAAGGGCGGCCAGTCCAACCCCACCTACAAGCTCATCACGCCCGCGCTCAGCTACGTGATGCGCGCCAAGCCGGGGCCGGTGGCCAAGCTGCTGCCCTCCGCCCACGCCATCGAGCGCGAGTACGCCGTGATGAGCGGCCTGGCCGGCACCGGCGTGCCCGTGCCGCGCATGTTCGCGCTGTGCGAGGACGAATCGGTCATCGGCCGCGCCTTCTACGTCATGGAGTTCATGCAGGGCCGCGTACTGTGGGACCAGTCCCTGCCCGGCCTGCAGCCGGCCGAGCGCGCCGCCATCTACGACGAGATGAACCGCGTGATCGCCGCGCTGCACACCGTCGACTTCGCCGCGCGGGGCCTGGCCGGCTACGGCAAGCCGGGCAACTACTTCGAGCGCCAGATCGGCCGCTGGAGCAAGCAGTACCTGGCCTCCGTCACCCAGCCAATCCCCGAGATGGACCGGCTCATGGAGTGGCTGCCGGCCCACATGCCCGCCAGCGCGCGCGACGACAGCCGCGTGTCCATCGTGCACGGCGACTACCGGCTCGACAACCTCATGTTCCACCCCACCGAG
This region of Alicycliphilus denitrificans K601 genomic DNA includes:
- a CDS encoding oxepin-CoA hydrolase, alternative type, yielding MTAELQSTSHGQTLVLTLRAPQARNALDGAICAAGIEALSVAERSEEVRCVVITGADGVFSAETSLERLQARRQQPAQAQAQGVELLHHWVEAVRTHPKPVIAAVEGMAEGAGFSLALACDLVVAARNAAFAMGGARLGLSPAGGASWNLPRSLPHQMASEILLCGEHIAAPRLHALGLVNHLAEPGRALHEALALAQRLNARAPNALASIKELVGDAPQRSFTEQLAHERDHLVRSLQHANAGEGIAAALEKRTPNYK
- a CDS encoding thiamine phosphate synthase, yielding MHESHEAMVQAIVHHHGAAYADFPAQPVPATATDEPVYRAALAACSALGFIAHDAGCLARAWAAQTRRLGSFDAARWPDDPADFGLQPRPHARPFAPCPQQLGLYAVLPDAAWVGRMARAGVPTVQLRYKSQDGAAIAREVQAAVQAVRGTPALLFINDHWRAAIDAGAYGVHLGQEDLDALGPDDLRAIREAGLRLGVSTHGYAEMVRADAASPSYIAMGAVFPTTLKKMATVPQGVARLVAYARLMRGYPQVAIGGIGLEQFPQVLATGVGSIAVVRALVNADEPEASAARLMRAMQA
- the thiO gene encoding glycine oxidase ThiO; amino-acid sequence: MLAHPSLRSPSFITILGAGLMGRLLAVALARQGHKVEVHEAGSRDGATSAAHVAAAMVAPLAESIVAEPGVVRMGQHSLARWPGLLAQLVQPVYFQHNGTLIVWHRQDAPEAARLRQKFEQTQGAVPQLPHMQPLDAAALAEREPALAGRFSQGLYLPGEGQLDNRQLLDALAATMDALGVATHWHSARAPQDFAPGAAGQPDWLLDCRGLGAREQWQDLRGVRGEVVRLHAPDVTLQRPTRLVHPRYSIYLAPKEDHRFVIGATEIESEDLSPASVRSTLELLSAAYAVHPGFAEARITELTTQCRPTLPDNLPAIRMPRERVLQVNGLYRHGFMIAPAMLDVVMQLLGEGQSALAPDFELALQGGAATAA
- a CDS encoding type IV pilus assembly protein FimV → MRNVLVGACLCVAASGVAALSLGASRGAVVLGSAIDLGFEVRPDPGKDLASSCISAHLVSGTTSIADSRVRVTPVEGGVIPMVRVQATMVADEPVLTVTIAAGCEGRVTRTYTFLADLPAAGAANTQGPLDIGRLGTADPGTFAARPANAVAAAAGPRTPAAAGAAAVQSLVRREKPQAGASAGQAADKPARPRARATVPAPVPTAAARLIVEPLDLWLDAPLELRLSREEPLLLSTPDEARRAEFAALWKVLNSSPADLRQSMERLGRLEADAAAHRRQADAGRAEASGLRQQLEQLQSQSFSAGVVYALGGALVLALAAIAWLLRRTRREALQAWHNSVALSEGLKDGAVVSEGPDGKVRWQVEPEAADTWHPSSVPPEELQEAGPGPSDAPDTIPPAPAQTAAPEPAARLAAPRQQAIQPEGLFDIQQQAEFFISIGEHEQAIQVLRSHIAEQGDAMPAVYLELLRLFQMLGRTDSFEQLRRQFQERFNVQVPRYTQWHESGHALEDYPEALAQIEALWSSPEVLGVLDGFLFRRGDGRDAQRFDLAAFDDLLLLLAIAQTTPAHLRGAPPPRARTTPLGPAAAVPRSLDSIVGDLSLMPSGYDVLAKQPSVEDMLDVDLSEPAQFTLRDHQPEAGAAAPAHGQSVGFAMDDDKLELRFELERMENRRY
- the thiD gene encoding bifunctional hydroxymethylpyrimidine kinase/phosphomethylpyrimidine kinase, with product MTQETPTSTRRYARVLSIAGSDSGGGAGIQADLKTFCALGCYGMTAITAITAQNTQGVRAIHGVPTDILRAQIDAVVEDIGVDAVKIGMLHAPEVVQVVAEAIRRHRLPSVVLDPVMVATSGDRLIAEETVGTLVRELFPLAAVVTPNLDEAGWLLGRPITGEDELGAAAGDLLALGARAALLKGGHLPGERVVDLLALPGGERHRLASARIATHNGHGTGCTLSSAIAAHLALGLPLVRAVEEARAYILGAIAAGADVRTGHGHGPLNHGYAPQPQRILEG
- the thiS gene encoding sulfur carrier protein ThiS, which codes for MNILINQNPVELPDGASVADAVASLDPTPPFAVAVNLQFVPRAAYATHLLQAGDSVEIIAPVTGG
- a CDS encoding 3-hydroxyacyl-CoA dehydrogenase, with the translated sequence MNAAFTSIGIVGTGAMGRGIAQIAAQAGSTVYLFDTKPGAVDAARTHLHGQWQRLADKGRIDATQVPVLLERLVRAASLHDLAACELVVEAIAERLDAKRELLLELEYIVAPGAVLASNTSSLSITALAAPLTHPQRVAGFHFFNPVPLMKVVEVVAGLRTEAVVCARLAQYARAMGHTPVMAQDTPGFIVNHAGRGFGTEALRIVSEGVADFATVDRILRDQAGFKLGPFELMDLTALDVTHPAMESIYHQYYEEPRFRPSPITAQRLAAGLLGRKTGEGFYRYVDGAAQVPAEPPAPRPASLPPVWVSPRAARRAELYQLLKSLGATIETGATPSAGALILVAPLGFDVTTVAVVERLDPTRTVGIDMLIDDAATRRRVLATNPATREDMRDAAHALFASDGKAVSVIRDSGGFVTQRVVATIVNIAADICQQRICSPQDLETAVTLGLGYPLGPLAMGDRWGPTNILEVLFNMQTVYGDARYRPSPWLRRRGAIGLSLTHEEP
- a CDS encoding phosphotransferase, with the translated sequence MSNFDHFIGTRPVSGQHAFDTGALGAWLSRHLEDFAGPLTVEMFKGGQSNPTYKLITPALSYVMRAKPGPVAKLLPSAHAIEREYAVMSGLAGTGVPVPRMFALCEDESVIGRAFYVMEFMQGRVLWDQSLPGLQPAERAAIYDEMNRVIAALHTVDFAARGLAGYGKPGNYFERQIGRWSKQYLASVTQPIPEMDRLMEWLPAHMPASARDDSRVSIVHGDYRLDNLMFHPTEPRVIAVLDWELSTLGHPLADFAYHCMSWHIPASLSRGIGGLDLAALGIPAESDYIRRYCERTGIADVDALRADWNFYLAYNMFRIAAILQGIAKRVEAGTAASAQAKAAGATARPMAQLAWSFAQRSHS
- a CDS encoding thiazole synthase, which codes for MNTPNDDALVLYGQRFESRLLLGTARYPSPAALQAAVQRARPAMLTAALRRQGSIEQGKSFWAMLKELQVPVLPNTAGCHSVQEAITTSHMAREVFDTPWIKLEVIGDDYTLQPDTLNLVQAAEQLVRDGFYVLPYCTEDLVLCQRLVDVGCQAIMPWAAPIGTGRGPVNPYAMQTLRQRLDVPMLVDAGLGLPSHACQVMEWGFDGVLLNTAVAQAADPVRMAGAFADAVAAGRAAHLAGAMQPRESAQPSTPVLGTPFWHHAQEA
- a CDS encoding Crp/Fnr family transcriptional regulator, which encodes MDEPILTIEEREAINSGRWFSSLSPSLRHDILRCSYVKRYKDGTLIAARGDPPEDWIACARGAVRVSSTSLSGKQITLTYVEPGIWFGDVAIFDGDQRTHDAYAHGDTTILCVTRTDFRKILAQHTELYEAMLRLHARRIRQLFGLVEDLNTLPLRSRLAKQLLHLVRSYGVPSLSDGSEIRIGLQLAQEELAQLLGASRQRVNQELKAMEREDTIRIEPGGLVVRDREALMRIAEASP